Genomic segment of Parageobacillus genomosp. 1:
GATCTATATCAAGCCCGAAATTTGGGCCGGACCGCTAAACAGAAACCCTCATGATACAAATCCGTTTACGATTTCGCAATTTGGTGGTCTCGGCGTTGACGGCAATGGTGACGGCCTTGCCAATCGCGAGGATGATGAAGATGTGATTTTCGCGATCGCTCGCTATTTGCAAACGTACGGAATCGATCGTCAACATATTAAAATGGCGCTATGGAATTATTATCAGCGCAGCAAAGCGGTTGACCTAATTTTAGGCAAAGCAAAAATATATAAAAAGTACCAAACGTTAAAATTAGATGACCATGTATTCCCGCTTCCTCTTCATGCTAACTACAGCTATCGCGATACGTGGGGAGATAAAAGGAGCTGGGGTGGACGCCGCATTCATGAAGGAACGGACATTTTTGCCGACTATGGCGTCCCGGTGCGGTCGACGTGCTACGGAATCATCGAATTAAAAGGATGGAATAAATATGGCGGATGGCGCATCGGTATTCGCGATATTAATAATACGTACCACTATTTTGGCCACTTAAATGGATTTGCCCCTAATTTGCGCGAAGGGCAGATCGTCGAACCGGGAACGGTCATCGGCTCGGTCGGCAGCTCCGGCTACGGCCCGCCGGGAACAGCGGGAAAATTCCCGCCGCACCTTCATTACGGAATGTACAGAGATAATGGCTATATGGAATGGTCGTTCGACCCATATCCGCACTTAAAAGCATGGGAACGCGCGGAAAAACAAAAACGGAAGAAAAGTAAGGAGGCCGAACAGAAATAAGCCTCCTTTTTCTTCTCCTGTGCAGTATATTTTTCTTTTAATGTCCTCCTAGATACGCTTTCTTCACCTGTTCGCTTGCATTTAGTTCCTGTGCGGTTCCCGACAGGACGACCCGCCCTGACTCAATGACATATGCCCGATCGGCTACAGACAGCGCCATATGCGCGTTTTGCTCGACTAATAAAATAGTCGTCCCAAAGGAGTTAATTTCTTCAATGATGCGAAAGATTGTTTTCACCAATAATGGCGCCAATCCCATCGACGGTTCATCAAGCAACAGAAGGCGCGGCCGAGCCATTAGGGAGCGGCCAATCGCCAGCATTTGCTGCTCTCCGCCTGACAAAGTTCCGGCGAGCTGTTTTCTCCGCTCGTAAAGGCGCGGAAACAGATGATACACTTTCTCGAAGTCTTGCTGAATTTCCTGTTTATCCTTTCTTAAAAAAGCACCTAATTCCAAGTTTTCTTCTACAGTCATATTAGCAAAAATTCGGCGGCCTTCGGGAACATGGGAAATTCCTTGTTTCACAATCGTTTGCGCCGCTTTGCCTGCAATGGACGTCCCTTCGTATAGAATATCGCCCTGCTTCGGTTTTAACAGCCCAGAAATCGTTTTTAGTAACGTGCTTTTGCCGGCGCCATTAGCGCCGATTAAGGTGACGATTTCGCCGTTTTTTACTTCCAGTGAAACACCTTTTAACGCTTGAATATTTCCGTAAAATACATCGATGCTTTCCACTTTTAGCACGTTAAGAAACCTCCTCGCCAAGATATGCCTCGATCACTTTAGGATTATTTCTTACTTCTTCCGGTGTGCCATGCGCAATCAACTGCCCGTGGTCAAGCACATAAATCCGTTCGCATATTCCCATCACGAGAGACATATCGTGCTCAATCAGCAAAATCGTTAAATCAAACTTCTCGCGTATAAAGGCAATCAAGCTCATTAATTCTTTCGTTTCCTGTGGATTCATCCCTGCTGCAGGCTCGTCAAGCAGCAATAGCTTCGGATGCGCGGCGAGAGCTCTGGCGATTTCTAAACGGCGCTGCTGTCCATATGGCAAATTTTTCGCTTTCTCATCCATCACATGTTCGAGCTTAAAAATCTTTAAAAATTCGACCGCTTTTTCTTCTATTTCTTTTTCGCCAGAAAAATGGGAAGGAAGGCGAAAGATGGAGCTAAGAATAGAATGACGGGCGAGAGAGTGATAGGCAACTTTTACATTGTCCAGCACCGAAAGCTCACCAAACAGCCGAATATTTTGGAATGTGCGGCTGATTCCTTTGCGCGTAATTTTATATGGCGGCAGGCCGTTTAGCTTCTCATTGTCGAGCACAATGCTTCCTTCGGTTGGCTCATAGACGCCGGTCAGCAAGTTAAAAAAGGTGGTTTTCCCTGCCCCGTTCGGTCCAATAAGCCCTACTAATTCTCCCTTATTCAACTCCATATTGACGTCAGATAAAGCTTTCAGACCACCAAATTGAATGCCAACGTGTTCCGCTTTAAGCAACGGTGTTCTTGTTGTCATTTCCAATTCCCCCTTGCACCGCTCTGCGCAGCTTAAAGAAAGATGTTACTTCTTTTGTGCCTAACAATCCTTTTGGACGATACAGCATAACCAAAATAAGAATGATGCTATATATAATCATTCGCGTTTCTGGATAATCCTGAAGGAATGTCGAAACAACTGTTAATAGGATAGCAGCGATCACCGCGCCAGACATGCTTCCTAGTCCGCCAAGCACAACAAAAATCAAAATATCAAATGATTTCAAAAAGCCAAAGTTAGTCGGCTGAATGATATAAAAATGATGAGCATAAAGCCCCCCGGCAATTCCGGCAAAGAAAGAACCTATGACAAAAGCGACCACTTTATAATACGTCGTGTTAATTCCCATGGAATCCGCTGCGATTTCATCCTCTCGAATCGAGATGCAGGCACGTCCATGGGTAGAGTTAGTAAAATTAGCAATGACAATAATGGTGATAAGCAGGCAGGCAAACACCCATGGCCAAGTTGTGAGGTGGGTTACCGTCATACCGCTGGCGCCGCCAACATACTCAATGTTTAGCAGGCTGATTCGTACGATTTCCCCAAAACCAAGCGTAGCAATCGCTAAATAATCGCCCTTTAGCCGAAGGCTAGGAATGCCGATGAGGAGGCCTGCAACCGCTGCAGCGACACCGCCAACAAGCAACGCAAGCGCAAACGGCATCTGCAATTTCATCGTCATAATCGCTGATGCATAAGCTCCCACGGCAAAAAACCCGGCATGGCCAATGGAAAACTGTCCGGTAATCCCGATGATTAAATGAAGGCTGACAGCTAGTATAATGTTAATCACCATAAAAAATAACGTATTAACATAAAAGGAATTAAGTATTTCTCCCGATATTAGCACCTGAACCACAACAAAAAGGATCAGCGCTAGTACAATGGAGATCCAAAATCCTATCGTCCGCTTCAAAGTTGCCATCGCTCCCTACCATCCTTTACACTTTTTCTCTTACGTTTTTACCAAATAATCCAGCTGGTCGGAAAATGAGAATCAAAATAAGAATGATAAAAGCGACCCCATCCCGCCAAAGCGAATAACCAAGACCGCTTACGAGCGATTCAATGACGCCAAGCATCAGGCCGCCAACCATCGCGCCAGGGATAATGCCGATTCCTCCTAATACGGCAGCTACGAACGCTTTTAAACCTGGAATAATTCCCATCAGCGGGTCGATTTTAGTATAGTAAATCCCGAAAATAACGCCTGCTGCCCCCGCCAAAGCCGAGCCAATGGCAAAAGTCGCTGATATAGTATTATCTACATTAATTCCCATCAACCGAGCTGCTTCTGCGTCATGAGAAACGGCCCGCATCGCTTTTCCGATTTTTGTTTTATGGACGATAAATTGAAGGAGAATCATCAATACAATGGAAACACCAAGAATCAATAATGACTGGCTATTAACGGTTACGCCCAATACTTCAATTTTTTTATCCGGAAGCACTGTGCTAGGATACGCTTCTGGCTGAGCACCACGCAGATAAATGGTTCCATACTCAATTAAAAGCGAAACCCCGATGGCAGTGATCAGTACAGCGATTTTTGTAGCGTTTCGCAACGGTTTATAAGCGATTCTCTCAATACATACCCCTAAAATCGCGCAGGAAACCATTGCGAGGAGCAACGCTGGAAAAAAACCTACATGAAAACTGGTGACAGCGTAAAATCCAACAAAAGAACCAATCATAAATACATCGCCGTGCGCAAAATTGATGAGGCGCACAATTCCGTATACCATCGTATAGCCAAGCGCAATCAGTGCGTAGATGCTTCCAAGGGAGATCCCGTTAACTAGTTGCTGAATGAGTTCCATATTTGCACTCTCCTTAAAGAAGACTGTTTCTTTTATCTAGAAAAATTCGGAATAGGGGGACATGCCCCCTATCCACCGCGTGAGATTATGGATTCACTTTTGTTTTAAATTGTTGCTGGCCGTCCTTATATTCGAGAATCGTAGCTGACTTCACTGGATCGTGGTTTTTATCTAGCGTCAATGTTCCCGAAACAAGAGCAAGGTCTTTCGTTTTCGCAAGCGCGTCTTTAATTTTTTCTGGATCTGTGCTTCCAGCACGTTTGATGGCATCAGCGAGGAAATATGCTGTATCATATCCAAGCGCGCTGAAGGCATCTGGAGATTTATTGTATTTCGCCTTGAATGCTTTTACAAAATCTTGAATTTTTTGATCTGGGTCATTGGAAGAATAGTGGTTCGTAATAAACGTATTGTTCAATGGATCTTTGCCGGCGATTTCCACTAATTTAGGCGAATCCCATCCGTCGCCGCCCATAATCGGTACATTAATGCCAAGTTCACGCGCCTGTTTTACGATAAGACCTACTTCTTCGTAATAACCAGGCAAGAAAATGAATTCCGGATTAGCCGATTTAATGCGGGTAAGCGTAGCACGGAAGTCCGTGTCTTTAGCAACGTAAGCTTCTTCCGCTACAATTTTGCCGCCTTCTTTTTCAAACGCTTCTTTAAACGCTGCGGAAAGACCCTTCGAATAGTCGCTGGAACTATCAATCAGCACCGCTGCATTTTTCACTTTTAAATCATTGATCGCGAATTTTGCGGCAACTGTCCCTTGGAAAGGATCAATAAAACATGTCCGGAATACAAAATCGTTTACTTTGCCATCTTTATTCGTAATCGTAGGGTTTGTTCCCGTTGGCGTAATTAACGGAATTTTGTTATCTTGGGCCACTTGGACTTGCGCTAGCGTATTGGTGCTCGTTGCGGCGCCGATAATCGCTGCTACCTTGTCCTGGCTGACGAGCTTGATCGCACCGTTCGTCGCTTCGGCCGCATCAGATTTATTATCCACCTTTACGAGCTCAAGTTTTTTTCCGTTAATGCCTTCTTTATTTATCTCTTCCAAAGCAAGTTCCAGCCCTTCGGCAATCGACTGTCCAAATGAAGCTACTCCGCCGGATAATTCAAGATTGGCGCCGATTTTAATCGTATCGCCGCCTCCGCCGCCAGAGGAGCTGCTCGTCTCCTTCTGTCCTCCGCATCCTGCCATAACTCCAGCAGTTAATGCCAATGATAGAAAAATACTAGCCAGCCTTTTTTTCTTCATTCTTTTTCCCCCCATGATTATTTTTCAAAAAATTCAGTTTAATAGATGTATACTTTCTCTCCTTCCTCACATCCTTTCTATATGTTTTTTAAAATAACATAATAATAAAACTATTTTTAATTTAATACAATATTACAAAATTTTTTTCTCTCCGTCTAGGTGTTTTCTACTATAAATTGAAAAGCTGTTTTGCAGATAAATTGTCTTTCAGCAAAACAGCTTAATAGAAACGGCAAACAATAACGTTTTTTATATATAATTTTTTGTTATTGCTGTAAAAAACAGCAAATCGATCTCCATATTCACGGCAAATCAGTGATTAGTGTGATGGTATATTTAAAGAAGGACCGACATTTCCACTGTTATTATAAAATTGCGGAACCTCTCCTGGAATTATGTGCATGATGATCGGAATATTCGTAGAAACTGTTGACGTTTTTGACGCAAATGGAATGATTACTTGAATATCGACAGAAACGTGAATATCCACTTCAATTAACGCGCTGTTAATCCCGAACATTTTAATTTCTTTCGTCACTTCGGTGTCTGCATTGCCAATAACTTGAAACTGCACGGGGATACGCGGCCCGAGATTGCTAAGAAGCGAATTATTCGTGACTTGGCCAAAAGGAATATAGTAAATAATCCCTCTGCTGTCTCCTTTTCCAGATTCCACCTCAGGAAGCACAAGCCTCTCAATTCTCCCTTCTGTTGCTGCCTTTAAGCTTTCCATCACATAGTCATCCGTCTTTGCCAAAATTCGGTTTACAACAGCGGTGTTAAAATCGACGGAAGCAATTTTGCCATTGGCATCTTTTTGCACGATGACCAAATTGCTCATCTCTTTATTTTCTTTTAAAAATTGCTGTTCGATCGCATTATTAATCACTAAATCAGCAATCCGTTTCGTTTCGGTTTCGGCAATTTCCATTAAAACCGGTTCAAAGCTTTTATTGACAATCCAAAGACTAAGAGCGGTAGTAAACATAAAAAACACAAACGTCAGCAAAAACACATAGCGAAACGGAAGAGGCCCTCTTCTTGACAATCGGGGACGGGCGGGAAATCTAGACAAAATAAAATCCCTCCTTTACAAGCTATATGTATGCTTGAAAGGAGGGAGATAAAGCAAATTGTTATATAATTTTTTTACCGCATCTTCAACAAAGCATCTTTTCCTTTCATACCGACCGTAATTCCCAGCTCTTCGGCAGCGACCGTCACCGATTCTAAAGGCGCTTCCAGCAGTTGTTCAATCGTGCGAACCCCGACCGCCCTTCCAGCCACAATTCCACGGTCGCGCAGTTTTTCGTTCAATAGCGCCACATCAAGCGCTCCGCACATAATGTACCCTTTTTCACTCGCTACAGCAAGCAAATTGGTTTTTGGCAATTGGACAGAAATAGCGATAAATGGATAACCGTCGATCATAATCGGCGTTACGTGAATCATGATAACATCACGCTCCTTTCCCTACTTCAATGTATGAAGCAAGGAAAGATGTGTGTCTATTTCCCTTTCGCCAATTTCCATGCCAGCACGTCCCGCAAAAATTCCGGCATGTAATATTTCTTTTTCGGCGCGCGCTGCATTTGCGGATAAAAATGGCCGATCGTAAACATATCGATCGTTGCCACCTCGTATAATTGATCCGGATTTAGCGGCTCGCCGTTGATCGTAATATGACGGATATGTTCCGCGCCATCTTCTTCTCTTTCCGTCTCGATCTCGACCCCGTCATAAACCATTTGCCCCATCACCTTCCCGCGAAAACCGAAACCTTTAAATTGCAGCTGTTTCATTCTTTCTGTATTGGCCTGCAAAATAATTTCTTTTAATTCCGTGCCGCGCAGCTGAACTTTGCAAGGGTTGATCGGATGTGGGCAAATGCGGTGCAAATCTTTTCTAGTGACTATTCCTTTCGGAAGCGGCTCTAACAAAACTCCCGCATTTACCATGCCAATTTCCGCATCGCACCATTCTTTTAATGCCGAAGCGAGCAATTGGGCAAACGGGGACGGCGAAAACCATTGCAACGGCAAGTCTTCCTTTAGCTCGGCAATTTGTTCTGCCTCCAATGTTGCTAAACTTTGCTGTTCTAATAACGATAAGGTTCGTTTCGTTTTCTCCAAATCCGGCAAACTTTCCACATCCACAACAGTAGCTAATGCTTCATATGTATGATCACTTTCCTCAATTTCTAACTTCACTACTCCAATAAACTTTCCATATTTCCCGGCGCCACACAATAATGTATCATTAATCCTTTTTCCCTCTGGAAATAAATGATGGGTATGCCCTCCAAGAATAATATCAATTTCCGGTATCGTCTGGGCAATTTTTTCGTCCTCGTTGATTCCCAAATGCGATAATAAAATGACAAGATCCGCTTGTTTTTTCACTTCTGCCGCAATGTTTCCCAGCATCTCAAAAGGCGGCGTCACTTTCCATCCTAATAACTCGTAAAATTTAGCGAAATAAGCCGTTACTCCAATCACGCCAACACGAAACGCGTCCGAAATCGGAATAATCGAATATGGACGCACCCAGGAAGGACGCGTGCCGTCTTTATGAAATAAATTGGCGACAAGCACGGAGAACCGAGCGTTTTCGTATAACGTATTTAAGTCTTCGTAATCAAGGGTAATTCCTTCATTATTGCCGATCGTTACGGCGTCGTACTGAAGGGCATTGAGTAAATCGACATTCGCTTTTCCTCTCGTCGCCTCGGTAATCGGGTGAAAACGGTCGATAAAATCGCCAATGTCAAATAACAACATCGTCTCATTCCGTTGCCGGTGTTTCTGTCTTTGCTCGGCCAAGAAATAGGAAATTCGCGGCCAATACTCGAAATGGCTATGCACATCATTCGTATGATATACATATACTGTCCGTTTCAATGAACAACCTCCTCTTATGAAAAGCTTTCGTAAATAAGGCGGATTCCTAAAAGAATAAGCACAATCCGCAAAACGGCGACGACGGTTTTGCTGCGCAGCCGCTTATTAATAAATGCACCCGTTTTCGCGCCAAACCAAACTCCCGGGATTAAGGCGAGCGCAAATAGCCATTGTACGTTTCCCATAAACACATGTGTAAGCGAGCTGACCAATGAAGATAAAAAGATCATAAACATCGAAGTCGCAACGGCGACGTGAGGCGGGAAGAGAAACAATATCATCATCGCCGGCACCATTAACGAACCGCCACCAATGCCAAACATGCCGCCGAAAAAGCCAACGACAAAAGAGATGACAATAGCGACGATCGGATGATATCCATACGTAACCGTTGCTCCTTCATTCGTTGTATAAGTGCGAGTAATTTTAAACGATTTTCGTTGTGAACGCGCCGAAGCGTTTTTGCTGAAAGATAAAAAGAACGATACAGCCACTAAAAAAAGACCAAAATATAAAGAAAAATGCTCTAAGCTTAATGTATTATTTACCCATGCCCCAATGATCGCTCCCGGGCCGCTTCCGATAAAAAATAAAAGCCCGCTTTGATAATCGACCATTTTTTCCTTCATATACGACAAGGTCGACGACAGCCCGTTGAAAATAATAACAACGAGCGAAGTGCCGACCGCCAACTGCGGGGTAACGTGCGGCAGCCAATGAACCGCGCTTAAAAATAACAACGATGGCACAATAATCACGCCGCCTCCTAAACCAACTAAA
This window contains:
- a CDS encoding ABC transporter ATP-binding protein → MLKVESIDVFYGNIQALKGVSLEVKNGEIVTLIGANGAGKSTLLKTISGLLKPKQGDILYEGTSIAGKAAQTIVKQGISHVPEGRRIFANMTVEENLELGAFLRKDKQEIQQDFEKVYHLFPRLYERRKQLAGTLSGGEQQMLAIGRSLMARPRLLLLDEPSMGLAPLLVKTIFRIIEEINSFGTTILLVEQNAHMALSVADRAYVIESGRVVLSGTAQELNASEQVKKAYLGGH
- a CDS encoding branched-chain amino acid ABC transporter permease, producing MELIQQLVNGISLGSIYALIALGYTMVYGIVRLINFAHGDVFMIGSFVGFYAVTSFHVGFFPALLLAMVSCAILGVCIERIAYKPLRNATKIAVLITAIGVSLLIEYGTIYLRGAQPEAYPSTVLPDKKIEVLGVTVNSQSLLILGVSIVLMILLQFIVHKTKIGKAMRAVSHDAEAARLMGINVDNTISATFAIGSALAGAAGVIFGIYYTKIDPLMGIIPGLKAFVAAVLGGIGIIPGAMVGGLMLGVIESLVSGLGYSLWRDGVAFIILILILIFRPAGLFGKNVREKV
- a CDS encoding YunC family protein → MIHVTPIMIDGYPFIAISVQLPKTNLLAVASEKGYIMCGALDVALLNEKLRDRGIVAGRAVGVRTIEQLLEAPLESVTVAAEELGITVGMKGKDALLKMR
- a CDS encoding M23 family metallopeptidase; this translates as MCRWILIIWIAAIVLTVPKATFAEEKMGEDTIYEKRMELYKKAEAVSLIPWYYFAAIDQYERNVRQVRRDLPKPTGVLGIYIKPEIWAGPLNRNPHDTNPFTISQFGGLGVDGNGDGLANREDDEDVIFAIARYLQTYGIDRQHIKMALWNYYQRSKAVDLILGKAKIYKKYQTLKLDDHVFPLPLHANYSYRDTWGDKRSWGGRRIHEGTDIFADYGVPVRSTCYGIIELKGWNKYGGWRIGIRDINNTYHYFGHLNGFAPNLREGQIVEPGTVIGSVGSSGYGPPGTAGKFPPHLHYGMYRDNGYMEWSFDPYPHLKAWERAEKQKRKKSKEAEQK
- a CDS encoding ABC transporter ATP-binding protein, which translates into the protein MTTRTPLLKAEHVGIQFGGLKALSDVNMELNKGELVGLIGPNGAGKTTFFNLLTGVYEPTEGSIVLDNEKLNGLPPYKITRKGISRTFQNIRLFGELSVLDNVKVAYHSLARHSILSSIFRLPSHFSGEKEIEEKAVEFLKIFKLEHVMDEKAKNLPYGQQRRLEIARALAAHPKLLLLDEPAAGMNPQETKELMSLIAFIREKFDLTILLIEHDMSLVMGICERIYVLDHGQLIAHGTPEEVRNNPKVIEAYLGEEVS
- a CDS encoding sulfite exporter TauE/SafE family protein, coding for MEYVLLVIVGFLAGTIGSLVGLGGGVIIVPSLLFLSAVHWLPHVTPQLAVGTSLVVIIFNGLSSTLSYMKEKMVDYQSGLLFFIGSGPGAIIGAWVNNTLSLEHFSLYFGLFLVAVSFFLSFSKNASARSQRKSFKITRTYTTNEGATVTYGYHPIVAIVISFVVGFFGGMFGIGGGSLMVPAMMILFLFPPHVAVATSMFMIFLSSLVSSLTHVFMGNVQWLFALALIPGVWFGAKTGAFINKRLRSKTVVAVLRIVLILLGIRLIYESFS
- the yunB gene encoding sporulation protein YunB: MSRFPARPRLSRRGPLPFRYVFLLTFVFFMFTTALSLWIVNKSFEPVLMEIAETETKRIADLVINNAIEQQFLKENKEMSNLVIVQKDANGKIASVDFNTAVVNRILAKTDDYVMESLKAATEGRIERLVLPEVESGKGDSRGIIYYIPFGQVTNNSLLSNLGPRIPVQFQVIGNADTEVTKEIKMFGINSALIEVDIHVSVDIQVIIPFASKTSTVSTNIPIIMHIIPGEVPQFYNNSGNVGPSLNIPSH
- a CDS encoding bifunctional metallophosphatase/5'-nucleotidase, with product MKRTVYVYHTNDVHSHFEYWPRISYFLAEQRQKHRQRNETMLLFDIGDFIDRFHPITEATRGKANVDLLNALQYDAVTIGNNEGITLDYEDLNTLYENARFSVLVANLFHKDGTRPSWVRPYSIIPISDAFRVGVIGVTAYFAKFYELLGWKVTPPFEMLGNIAAEVKKQADLVILLSHLGINEDEKIAQTIPEIDIILGGHTHHLFPEGKRINDTLLCGAGKYGKFIGVVKLEIEESDHTYEALATVVDVESLPDLEKTKRTLSLLEQQSLATLEAEQIAELKEDLPLQWFSPSPFAQLLASALKEWCDAEIGMVNAGVLLEPLPKGIVTRKDLHRICPHPINPCKVQLRGTELKEIILQANTERMKQLQFKGFGFRGKVMGQMVYDGVEIETEREEDGAEHIRHITINGEPLNPDQLYEVATIDMFTIGHFYPQMQRAPKKKYYMPEFLRDVLAWKLAKGK
- a CDS encoding branched-chain amino acid ABC transporter permease, whose amino-acid sequence is MATLKRTIGFWISIVLALILFVVVQVLISGEILNSFYVNTLFFMVINIILAVSLHLIIGITGQFSIGHAGFFAVGAYASAIMTMKLQMPFALALLVGGVAAAVAGLLIGIPSLRLKGDYLAIATLGFGEIVRISLLNIEYVGGASGMTVTHLTTWPWVFACLLITIIVIANFTNSTHGRACISIREDEIAADSMGINTTYYKVVAFVIGSFFAGIAGGLYAHHFYIIQPTNFGFLKSFDILIFVVLGGLGSMSGAVIAAILLTVVSTFLQDYPETRMIIYSIILILVMLYRPKGLLGTKEVTSFFKLRRAVQGGIGNDNKNTVA
- a CDS encoding ABC transporter substrate-binding protein codes for the protein MKKKRLASIFLSLALTAGVMAGCGGQKETSSSSGGGGGDTIKIGANLELSGGVASFGQSIAEGLELALEEINKEGINGKKLELVKVDNKSDAAEATNGAIKLVSQDKVAAIIGAATSTNTLAQVQVAQDNKIPLITPTGTNPTITNKDGKVNDFVFRTCFIDPFQGTVAAKFAINDLKVKNAAVLIDSSSDYSKGLSAAFKEAFEKEGGKIVAEEAYVAKDTDFRATLTRIKSANPEFIFLPGYYEEVGLIVKQARELGINVPIMGGDGWDSPKLVEIAGKDPLNNTFITNHYSSNDPDQKIQDFVKAFKAKYNKSPDAFSALGYDTAYFLADAIKRAGSTDPEKIKDALAKTKDLALVSGTLTLDKNHDPVKSATILEYKDGQQQFKTKVNP